A region from the Kineothrix sp. IPX-CK genome encodes:
- a CDS encoding precorrin-8X methylmutase, producing MNELQFVLPEEIEKQSFEIISEELKERNILLKKDQEMVIKRVIHTSADFEYADTMAFSEDAVNKAKELIRNGAHIVTDTNMALAGINKKILGGFGGEAHCFMAWERTAKLAKESNTTRAAVSMELAGEIGKPLIFAVGNAPTALVRLYEMIEAKVLIPEFIIGVPVGFVNVVAAKELIMRTKVPYIVNRGRKGGSNVAAAICNAILYELGR from the coding sequence ATGAATGAGCTTCAATTTGTTCTTCCGGAAGAAATCGAGAAGCAAAGCTTCGAAATTATTTCGGAAGAGCTTAAGGAAAGAAATATCCTTTTGAAAAAGGATCAGGAAATGGTAATAAAACGTGTGATCCATACCAGCGCCGATTTCGAGTATGCGGATACTATGGCTTTTTCTGAAGACGCTGTGAATAAAGCGAAGGAGCTGATCCGAAACGGAGCGCATATCGTAACGGATACTAATATGGCGCTTGCCGGAATCAATAAAAAGATATTGGGAGGCTTCGGCGGAGAGGCACATTGCTTTATGGCGTGGGAGAGAACCGCAAAGCTGGCGAAGGAGAGCAATACGACCAGAGCGGCGGTGAGCATGGAGCTTGCGGGAGAAATTGGCAAGCCTTTGATCTTCGCAGTGGGGAATGCTCCTACCGCACTTGTGCGATTGTATGAAATGATAGAAGCAAAAGTATTAATACCGGAATTCATAATCGGTGTTCCGGTGGGTTTTGTTAATGTGGTGGCGGCCAAGGAGCTGATCATGAGGACGAAGGTTCCCTATATCGTCAACCGGGGCAGGAAGGGTGGAAGCAATGTGGCAGCGGCTATCTGCAACGCTATTTTATATGAATTGGGAAGGTGA
- the cbiD gene encoding cobalt-precorrin-5B (C(1))-methyltransferase CbiD, protein MRYGFTTGSCAAAAAKAAAYMLLTGMEKTKISIDTPKGIIYKASIKEITREEARVSCAVRKDGGDDPDITTGALVFAEVSIKAPDTEGKSARIFIDGGTGVGRVTKPGLDQPVGNAAINHVPREMIEREVLQVCELVDFKGCLSVIITVPEGEALAGRTFNPRLGITGGISILGTTGIVEPMSSKALLDTIRTELSVKKASGAEAVAVSPGNYGLDYMKRAYGYDLDKSVKCSNFIGDTIDMAAEAGFREMLLTGHIGKLVKLSGGMLNTHSKNGDCRMELLAAAGIEAGIDAGAAKEILSCVATESAVSILKAAGRLEMAMDIVMGKAQGYLAKRADGRLRIECIMYANDYGELVKSEGAQELLLKIKNQELQ, encoded by the coding sequence ATGAGATACGGCTTTACGACGGGAAGCTGCGCCGCGGCGGCGGCTAAGGCAGCAGCCTATATGCTGCTGACCGGTATGGAAAAAACAAAAATCAGTATCGATACTCCTAAGGGAATTATCTATAAAGCCTCGATAAAAGAAATTACCAGAGAGGAAGCGCGGGTTTCCTGCGCCGTGAGAAAGGATGGAGGAGACGATCCGGACATTACCACGGGAGCCCTTGTGTTTGCGGAAGTTTCCATAAAAGCGCCTGATACGGAGGGGAAGAGCGCACGCATTTTCATCGATGGAGGAACTGGAGTCGGAAGGGTGACGAAGCCCGGACTGGATCAGCCGGTGGGAAATGCGGCAATCAATCATGTGCCCCGGGAAATGATTGAGCGGGAAGTGCTTCAGGTATGTGAGCTTGTGGACTTCAAAGGTTGTCTGTCCGTCATTATTACGGTGCCTGAGGGAGAGGCTCTGGCGGGAAGGACTTTTAATCCCCGCCTGGGAATTACGGGGGGCATCTCCATTCTCGGCACCACGGGAATCGTAGAGCCTATGAGCAGTAAGGCCTTACTGGATACTATCCGTACGGAGTTAAGTGTGAAGAAGGCATCAGGTGCGGAGGCGGTAGCGGTGTCGCCGGGAAACTATGGTCTGGATTATATGAAGCGGGCCTACGGATACGATCTGGATAAAAGTGTGAAGTGCAGCAACTTTATCGGTGATACCATCGATATGGCTGCCGAAGCGGGCTTTCGGGAAATGTTGTTGACCGGGCATATCGGAAAACTGGTCAAGCTGTCCGGCGGAATGCTGAACACCCATTCCAAGAATGGAGACTGCCGGATGGAGCTGCTTGCGGCAGCAGGAATAGAAGCGGGTATAGATGCCGGGGCGGCAAAGGAAATCCTTAGCTGCGTGGCCACAGAGTCGGCCGTCTCGATACTGAAGGCTGCCGGAAGGCTTGAGATGGCAATGGATATCGTGATGGGAAAAGCACAGGGATATTTGGCGAAGAGAGCAGATGGCAGGCTTCGTATAGAATGTATTATGTATGCCAACGATTACGGCGAGCTGGTAAAGAGTGAAGGTGCACAGGAATTGCTCCTTAAGATAAAAAACCAGGAGTTACAGTAA
- the cobM gene encoding precorrin-4 C(11)-methyltransferase: MIYFVGAGTGAPDLITVRGKRLLEEADVIIYAGSLVNPELLSYGKESCSVYNSSEMTLEEVMAVMEAAEREGKKTVRLHTGDPSIYGAVREQMDILEEWNIPYESCPGVSACFGAAASLNLEYTLPGISQSLIITRMEGKTAVPAKESIESFAAHQASMAVYLSSGMTGELSRRLIEGGYSERTPAAIVYKATWPEEKKYICTVGTLEETAKAYEITKTALILVGDVIAHERYKRSRLYAPDFETEFRGRKSGT, from the coding sequence ATGATTTATTTTGTGGGAGCGGGAACCGGGGCGCCGGATCTGATCACAGTAAGAGGGAAGCGCCTGCTTGAAGAGGCAGATGTGATAATTTATGCGGGTTCCCTGGTAAATCCGGAGCTGTTAAGCTATGGGAAAGAAAGCTGCAGTGTTTACAACAGCTCAGAAATGACCTTGGAGGAAGTGATGGCTGTCATGGAAGCTGCCGAAAGGGAAGGAAAGAAAACGGTGCGGCTCCATACGGGCGACCCCAGCATCTATGGTGCGGTTCGAGAGCAGATGGATATTTTGGAGGAATGGAACATTCCTTATGAAAGCTGCCCCGGTGTCAGTGCCTGTTTCGGAGCGGCTGCTTCTCTGAATTTGGAATATACGCTGCCTGGGATATCTCAAAGCCTGATCATCACGAGGATGGAGGGAAAAACTGCCGTTCCGGCAAAGGAAAGCATTGAAAGCTTCGCAGCGCATCAGGCCTCTATGGCGGTTTATTTAAGCAGCGGGATGACGGGGGAATTGAGCAGACGCCTTATAGAGGGCGGCTACAGCGAAAGGACTCCTGCAGCCATTGTATACAAAGCCACATGGCCGGAAGAAAAAAAGTATATCTGTACGGTAGGAACTTTGGAGGAGACGGCGAAAGCCTATGAGATTACAAAAACAGCTTTGATTCTCGTAGGAGACGTTATCGCCCATGAGCGATATAAACGATCCAGATTGTATGCACCGGATTTTGAAACAGAATTTCGAGGGAGAAAAAGTGGAACGTAA